One genomic window of Candidatus Acidiferrales bacterium includes the following:
- a CDS encoding response regulator transcription factor codes for MKIMIVDDNARIRETIRKIVQNQFDEVIEFADASSALAACIFEKPDWVLMDIRMPGMDGIEATRLIHNIFPTSRVTIVTEYADDRHRKAAAEAGADSFVSKENLTELRRIVADIKKEI; via the coding sequence ATGAAAATAATGATCGTGGACGATAACGCAAGAATTCGGGAGACAATAAGAAAAATTGTTCAGAACCAGTTCGATGAAGTCATCGAATTCGCAGATGCAAGTTCTGCACTCGCCGCCTGTATCTTTGAGAAACCCGACTGGGTGCTCATGGATATTAGGATGCCCGGTATGGACGGGATCGAAGCTACACGATTGATTCACAACATTTTTCCAACTTCGCGCGTGACGATAGTAACTGAATATGCCGATGACCGGCATCGGAAGGCCGCTGCGGAAGCGGGTGCAGATTCATTCGTGTCGAAAGAAAATCTGACAGAGTTGAGACGCATTGTCGCAGATATAAAAAAGGAGATCTGA
- a CDS encoding response regulator transcription factor, with product MMHKEVTLIIADDHPIFRKGLVEVLRSTFRIVAEAGDGIEAVDAIERLEPEIAILDIDMPRMNGLEVMKEIERRRLDVNVIVLTMYDEEKMFNKALDFGVRGYVLKESAVTDIRDSVAAVSEGKYYISPSISGFLVRRNRGMSHYGTGLEELTQSERRIMRLISENKTSKDIAEELSISINTVENHRSHICRKLNITGNNALLRFALEKKELL from the coding sequence ATGATGCATAAAGAAGTAACCCTAATAATCGCTGATGATCATCCGATCTTTCGTAAAGGACTGGTCGAGGTGCTTCGCTCCACTTTTCGGATAGTAGCGGAGGCTGGCGACGGAATTGAAGCCGTGGATGCCATCGAACGCCTTGAGCCCGAAATTGCCATCCTCGATATAGACATGCCGAGGATGAACGGGCTTGAAGTCATGAAGGAAATCGAGCGACGGAGGCTCGATGTCAATGTAATAGTGCTGACTATGTACGACGAAGAAAAAATGTTCAATAAAGCGCTAGACTTCGGTGTGCGAGGATACGTACTAAAAGAAAGTGCGGTTACCGATATTCGAGACAGCGTGGCCGCGGTATCGGAAGGGAAGTATTACATCAGCCCTTCCATTTCAGGGTTCCTTGTCAGGCGCAACAGGGGGATGTCGCATTATGGTACAGGGCTTGAAGAACTTACGCAAAGCGAGCGGCGAATCATGCGTTTGATCTCTGAGAACAAAACAAGCAAAGATATCGCCGAAGAACTTTCGATCAGCATCAACACAGTCGAGAACCATCGCTCGCACATCTGCCGCAAGCTTAATATCACGGGCAACAACGCCCTCCTAAGGTTTGCGTTGGAAAAGAAAGAACTACTGTAA
- a CDS encoding two-component regulator propeller domain-containing protein: MRRYRQPILFLVSVLSFSAPSYSQMVGSYLRHLTADDGLSQSSVYAILQDTCGFVWFGTKDGLDRYDGYNFKVFVHDPFDSVSLPDNFVTALFQDKKGRIWVGTQYGSLDVYDPRFENFHRVWIGDSIKGPFSDAAIAEDNEGNLWFGTSGDGLVEISFADNHGSAKSAQGDIPFKYYVSKWDTSNTKAFPNNVVSALLCDRSGTLWAGVGGELLSFDPCSNKREVKEYNFLPPPDKINAEILSLYQDSMGDIWAGTNAGLYKLDKRRNLFVSYFEDSRSNHQQLGGIRTICEDTRGRLWLGTFSSIFLLDLKDNQHQLLLNQQSGAICIKRDKSGAIWIGTGGYGLYVYTPNVIHFESFTEKSGVGWPNESVRSILVDSEGRLWIASYGGFYMMNRGRKTFGIIHTKMSDPVRSILQDRDGKLWFASDLGIACMNIRNNSIRYFSHHPEDPASLSSSIVAGLFQDSHGAMWAVTPGCIDKLNIKSGTWSHFYFDRNPGPQNDPPPTSMCQTSDGSIWITSRTGLWRFNPETKSFTHYVEGSDEKKGLSSNITLSLCHDPFQHVIWIGTEGGGLDRLDIHTGEVTTFTEADGLPDNVVYGILRDEGGTLWLSTNKGLAEFDPRTKSIATYKQADGLQGNEYNTGAYFKSPSGELFFGGINGFDAFQPDESQHENYDPNIVITGIDLFGKPLAARDKSGVLSESLQNTKSITLDYKQNVLSLTFASLDFNDPRKNKYEYRLIGFDRDFIPANTSRTVTYTNLDPGKYTFVVRGTNSSGMWSSREANLQILVLPPFWMTWWFRAIVIAAFVSIGPAIYFRRISAYNKEKRQREMFSRRLIESQENERKRIAAEIHDSLGQNLLVVKNRALLALEKPELAEDIRDHLAEISDTVSSTLKEMREISRNLRPYELDRFGITEALKSVVERVGDSSGVSFTMDIDNIDSVLTKEAEINIYRIVQESLNNIVKHSKASGAQVTVARFNNRLQIVVRDNGIGFYSSSSDGDKDGNSGLGLDSISERVRIINGTYEIESLPGSGTTISINVPLHDA, translated from the coding sequence ATGCGTAGATACCGTCAGCCAATTCTTTTCTTAGTTTCTGTTCTATCGTTCTCCGCACCCTCATATTCCCAGATGGTGGGCTCTTATCTCAGACACCTGACAGCGGACGACGGATTATCGCAGAGTTCTGTATACGCAATCTTACAGGACACATGCGGATTTGTCTGGTTTGGCACGAAGGACGGATTGGATCGGTATGATGGTTACAATTTCAAAGTCTTCGTTCATGACCCGTTCGATTCTGTGTCTCTCCCCGATAATTTTGTTACCGCTCTTTTTCAGGACAAGAAGGGGAGAATATGGGTGGGAACACAGTATGGCAGTTTAGATGTGTATGACCCGCGCTTTGAGAACTTCCACAGAGTATGGATCGGGGATTCGATCAAAGGACCATTCAGCGATGCTGCAATTGCCGAAGATAACGAGGGCAATCTCTGGTTTGGCACTTCAGGCGACGGGCTTGTTGAGATCTCTTTTGCCGACAACCATGGCAGTGCCAAGTCGGCTCAAGGTGATATCCCGTTTAAATACTACGTTTCGAAATGGGACACTTCAAACACAAAAGCGTTTCCGAACAACGTAGTGTCGGCATTGTTATGTGATAGAAGCGGAACTCTCTGGGCCGGGGTCGGCGGAGAGCTGCTTTCGTTCGATCCATGTTCGAACAAAAGGGAGGTGAAAGAATACAACTTCCTGCCGCCTCCAGACAAAATAAACGCGGAAATATTATCGCTTTATCAGGATTCAATGGGAGACATTTGGGCAGGAACGAATGCAGGATTGTATAAACTCGATAAGCGGAGAAACTTGTTCGTTTCGTATTTTGAAGACAGTCGGTCGAATCATCAGCAGCTGGGGGGAATTCGGACCATCTGCGAGGACACGCGGGGCAGATTATGGCTCGGCACCTTTTCCAGCATTTTTCTCCTTGACCTCAAGGACAATCAGCACCAACTCCTGCTGAACCAACAGAGCGGCGCTATTTGCATAAAGCGCGACAAAAGCGGAGCCATCTGGATAGGCACCGGCGGTTACGGATTGTACGTCTATACTCCAAATGTAATTCACTTCGAATCCTTCACAGAAAAATCGGGGGTCGGCTGGCCCAACGAGAGCGTCAGGTCTATTCTCGTGGATTCAGAGGGGAGACTCTGGATCGCGTCTTACGGCGGGTTTTACATGATGAACCGTGGCCGGAAAACCTTTGGAATCATCCACACTAAGATGAGCGACCCTGTGAGGAGCATCCTTCAAGACCGGGATGGCAAATTGTGGTTTGCCAGCGATCTCGGCATCGCATGCATGAACATTCGCAATAACAGCATCCGATATTTCAGCCACCATCCCGAGGATCCCGCGAGTTTATCCTCTTCAATCGTTGCCGGACTCTTTCAGGACAGCCATGGTGCAATGTGGGCTGTGACTCCCGGCTGCATCGATAAGTTGAACATCAAATCCGGCACTTGGTCCCATTTTTATTTTGACAGGAACCCAGGCCCGCAGAACGATCCGCCTCCGACTTCTATGTGTCAAACCAGCGATGGGTCGATCTGGATTACATCCAGGACGGGACTGTGGCGGTTTAATCCTGAAACAAAATCGTTCACCCATTACGTAGAAGGATCGGACGAAAAGAAAGGACTCAGCAGTAACATTACCCTCTCCCTGTGTCACGATCCGTTTCAACATGTCATCTGGATCGGCACGGAAGGTGGCGGACTTGATCGTCTCGATATTCACACCGGCGAGGTAACAACGTTCACGGAGGCCGACGGCCTGCCGGACAACGTTGTCTACGGTATACTCAGGGATGAGGGAGGAACTCTTTGGCTCAGTACGAATAAGGGGCTGGCTGAGTTCGACCCGCGCACAAAATCGATCGCCACATACAAGCAGGCGGACGGTTTGCAGGGTAACGAGTATAACACAGGAGCTTACTTCAAGAGTCCTAGTGGCGAGTTATTCTTCGGCGGGATAAACGGCTTCGACGCATTCCAGCCAGACGAATCGCAACATGAAAACTATGATCCGAACATTGTCATTACAGGGATCGATTTATTCGGCAAACCGCTTGCCGCCAGAGACAAATCAGGCGTGCTCAGCGAGTCGCTTCAGAACACGAAAAGCATTACACTAGATTATAAACAGAACGTGCTATCACTTACATTTGCCTCTCTCGATTTCAATGATCCACGGAAGAACAAGTACGAGTACAGACTCATTGGCTTCGATAGGGATTTTATTCCGGCGAACACCTCACGCACCGTGACTTACACCAACCTCGATCCGGGCAAATACACATTCGTCGTCAGAGGCACTAATAGTTCTGGAATGTGGAGCAGCCGCGAGGCAAACTTGCAGATCCTCGTACTTCCCCCGTTCTGGATGACATGGTGGTTCAGAGCAATCGTTATTGCTGCTTTTGTCTCGATTGGACCCGCGATCTACTTCCGGCGTATTTCAGCATATAATAAAGAGAAGAGGCAGCGGGAAATGTTCTCGCGAAGGCTCATCGAAAGTCAGGAAAATGAGCGAAAACGTATTGCCGCAGAAATTCATGACAGCCTCGGACAGAACCTGCTTGTCGTGAAAAATCGCGCGCTGCTAGCACTGGAAAAACCGGAGTTGGCGGAAGATATCCGTGACCATCTCGCGGAAATATCCGACACAGTATCAAGTACTCTGAAAGAGATGAGAGAGATTTCGCGTAACCTGCGTCCGTACGAACTTGACAGGTTCGGCATTACTGAAGCACTGAAATCCGTGGTCGAAAGGGTTGGGGATTCATCCGGTGTTTCCTTCACCATGGACATCGATAACATAGACAGTGTGCTTACGAAGGAAGCAGAGATAAATATTTACAGAATCGTTCAGGAATCTCTGAACAACATAGTAAAACATTCCAAAGCATCCGGAGCTCAGGTGACGGTCGCCAGGTTCAATAACCGCCTGCAAATTGTCGTTCGAGACAATGGAATTGGCTTTTACTCTTCATCATCCGATGGCGATAAGGATGGGAACAGCGGACTCGGATTAGACTCCATCTCTGAGAGAGTTCGAATAATCAACGGGACTTACGAAATTGAGTCCCTGCCCGGGTCTGGAACCACAATCTCGATAAATGTACCGCTCCATGATGCATAA